One part of the Candidatus Schekmanbacteria bacterium genome encodes these proteins:
- a CDS encoding ASCH domain-containing protein has protein sequence MSRKFFLNLRERPFEAIKNGTKKVEIRANKNKYTRNSANLMKPGDIIVFTKENSKEKLECTIERITLYKTLRELLIKEGTEQTLSSTNDIEEGIKSIESIDNYKEYIKKNGVFAIKLKNVKFIN, from the coding sequence ATGAGCAGAAAATTTTTTCTGAATCTAAGAGAAAGACCATTTGAGGCCATAAAAAACGGCACAAAAAAAGTTGAGATAAGAGCAAATAAAAATAAATACACTAGAAATTCGGCCAATCTTATGAAGCCAGGTGATATAATAGTTTTTACAAAAGAAAACAGCAAAGAAAAATTGGAATGCACAATAGAAAGAATAACACTCTACAAAACATTAAGAGAATTATTAATAAAAGAGGGAACAGAACAGACCTTATCAAGCACAAATGATATTGAAGAGGGTATAAAATCAATAGAATCGATTGATAATTACAAGGAATATATAAAGAAAAACGGCGTGTTTGCCATTAAACTGAAGAATGTAAAATTTATAAATTGA
- a CDS encoding nuclear transport factor 2 family protein: MVSEKRAKEILRIYEDAWVNQDVDKILSIFKKDGIYHERVLKEPFRGHKEIADYWKTKVCDEQSKIKFKLLNMYICGDTIIAEWDASFNSNIKNARVHLKEVAIIEIEDDLIKSLREYWQSEKLPLK, from the coding sequence ATGGTATCAGAGAAAAGAGCAAAAGAAATCTTGAGAATTTATGAAGACGCATGGGTAAATCAAGATGTTGATAAGATTCTAAGCATTTTCAAAAAAGACGGAATTTATCACGAAAGAGTATTAAAAGAACCATTTAGAGGTCATAAAGAAATTGCTGATTATTGGAAAACTAAAGTTTGTGACGAACAATCAAAAATAAAATTTAAATTACTTAACATGTATATTTGTGGTGATACCATTATAGCTGAATGGGATGCTTCTTTTAATAGCAACATCAAAAATGCTCGAGTTCACCTAAAAGAGGTTGCAATCATAGAAATCGAAGATGATTTAATAAAATCGTTAAGAGAATATTGGCAATCTGAAAAATTACCTTTAAAATAA